The Panicum virgatum strain AP13 chromosome 5K, P.virgatum_v5, whole genome shotgun sequence genome has a window encoding:
- the LOC120708016 gene encoding golgin-84-like, with translation MASWLKVAEDLLEVVDRRAKIVATELSDEQSTSQPSGSNSREVDGKKGKPREKGPLKLTSADGGNKTGAQRERKSRQPPRERMKIEKIRPSAPADSASVDASASEPEIAPVDVKAMNNESTLEKGEKATDDLKTDGAGTVADNVVEVQPMEINSEDAAPTVDAVARSRNSEIAVESSSSVPDEKIESSSSNQTAETGPVVNLEERDSAVAVIQDRNMSDSSNTEGTVKLHESKKEYVSDSPESIENQHAQKSDSVSAKEQDQLEEAQGLLKSAVKTGQSKEARLARVCAGLSSRLQEYKSENAQLEELLVQEREKSSSYEVHIKQLQQELSMSRVEGSRAESNMVDALTAKNTEIESLVKSLDSWKKRAATSEEKLASLEEDMDGLKRNRELTETRVIQALREELATAERRAEEERIAHNATKMAAVEREVELEHRAVEASNALARIQRAADQSSSRALELEHKVAVLEVECASLQQELQEMEARNRRAQKKPAEEANQVLQMQAWQEEVERARQSQRDAETKISSLEAELQKMRVEMAGMRRDAEHYSRQEHIELEKRYRELTDLLYHKQTQLESMASEKGALEFQLEKSLKQFHEVQIEAERSKSTRRSASSWEEDTDIKALEPLPLHHRHMATANQQLQKAAKLLDTGAVRATRFLWRHPVARVSLLFYLVFVHLFLMHLLHRLQDFASREGASGMGDLANVNLP, from the exons ATGGCCTCTTGGCTCAAGGTCGCCGAAG ACTTGCTCGAAGTCGTCGACCGGAGGGCCAAGATTGTGGCAACTGAGTTGTCGGATGAGCAGTCTACCTCTCAACCTTCAG GATCAAATAGCCGAGAAGTGGATGGGAAGAAGGGAAAACCGAGGGAGAAG GGTCCATTGAAGCTCACGTCTGCTGATGGTGGTAATAAGACAGGTGCTCAGAGGGAAAGGAAAAGTAGGCAACCGCCACGAGAGCGGATGAAGATTGAGAAGATCAGGCCTTCAGCACCAGCAGATTCAGCAAGTGTTGATGCCAGTGCTAGTGAACCTGAAATTGCTCCAGTTGATGTTAAGGCAATGAATAATGAGAGTACACTGGAGAAAGGAGAGAAGGCTACTGATGATCTTAAGACTGATGGGGCTGGGACTGTTGCTGATAACGTGGTTGAAGTCCAGCCGATGGAGATAAACTCTGAGGATGCAGCTCCCACTGTGGATGCTGTTGCACGTTCCAGAAATTCAGAGATCGCTGTCGAGAGCTCTTCTTCAGTTCCAGATGAAAAAATTGAGTCGAGCAGCAGTAACCAGACTGCTGAGACTGGTCCAGTGGTTAATTTGGAGGAGAGAGACTCAGCTGTGGCTGTTATCCAGGACAGGAATATGTCTGATTCGTCAAATACAGAAGGTACTGTCAAATTGCATGAATCAAAGAAAGAGTATgtttcagattcaccagaaagCATAGAAAATCAACACGCACAGAAATCGGATTCAGTTTCGGCCAAAGAACAAGATCAACTTGAGGAG GCTCAAGGATTGTTAAAAAGTGCTGTTAAGACTGGGCAATCAAAAGAAGCTAGGTTAGCTCGG GTTTGTGCTGGACTTTCATCCCGCCTCCAGGAGTATAAGTCTGAAAACGCACAGCTGGAGGAACTTCTTGTTCAAGAG AGAGAGAAGTCTAGCTCATATGAGGTTCACATAAAGCAACTACAGCAAGAATTATCAATGTCCAGAGTAGAAGGTTCAAGAGCTGAGTCGAATATGGTTGATGCTTTGACTGCAAAAAACACAGAGATCGAATCTCTTGTTAAATCATTGGACTCTTGGAAGAAAAGAGCAGCAACTTCAGAAGAAAAGCTAGCTTCTTTAGAG GAAGATATGGATGGTCTCAAGAGGAACCGTGAACTTACTGAAACCAGGGTCATCCAG GCTTTACGGGAGGAACTTGCTACCGCAGAGCGTAGGGCTGAAGAAGAGCGCATTGCACATAATGCCACAAAAATG GCAGCTGTCGAGAGAGAAGTAGAATTAGAACATCGAGCTGTTGAGGCATCAAATGCTCTTGCTAGAATCCAG AGAGCTGCTGACCAAAGCTCATCAAGAGCACTGGAATTGGAGCACAAGGTGGCTGTGCTTGAG GTTGAATGTGCTTCGTTGCAACAAGAACTTCAGGAAATGGAAGCTCGAAATCGCCGTGCGCAGAAAAAGCCTGCCGAAGAAGCTAATCAAGTTCTTCAG ATGCAAGCATGGCAGGAAGAAGTTGAGCGTGCACGCCAAAGCCAACGAGATGCAGAGACAAAGATATCATCCTTGGAG GCTGAGTTACAGAAGATGAGAGTTGAAATGGCTGGAATGAGAAGAGATGCAGAGCATTATTCTAGACAG GAGCATATTGAGCTAGAGAAGAGATATCGTGAGCTAACTGACTTGCTG taccacaaacaaacacaaTTGGAATCCATGGCCAGTGAAAAGGGTGCATTGGAGTTCCAACTGGAGAAATCATTGAAGCAATTCCATGAAGTGCAG ATCGAAGCAGAAAGGAGTAAATCAACTCGTAGATCAGCATCGTCGTGGGAAGAAGATACTGATATCAAGGCATTAGA gcctcttcctcttcatcatcgcCACATGGCAACAGCTAATCAGCAG TTACAAAAGGCTGCGAAGCTTCTAGATACAGGAGCTGTCCGTGCAACAAGATTTTTGTGGCGACATCCCGTTGCTCGAGTCAGCCTGCTATTCTATCTG GTGTTTGTGCATTTGTTCTTGATGCACTTGCTGCACCGCCTTCAG GACTTCGCATCCAGAGAAGGAGCATCAGGCATGGGGGATCTGGCCAATGTTAACCTGCCATAG